The DNA sequence AATTAGATGTTGTCATGAATTATGCAAATGATTATATGAAGTTTCTAGATGTAGGTAAAACTGAAAGAACTTCGGCTAGAGAGATTATAAGACAAGCTAAAGAAAATGGATTTATATCTGTACAAGAAGCTATGTCAAAAGGAAAAATATCTGCAGGAGATAAAATATATGCAGGTAATAAAGACAAAGGTGTAGCTTTATTTGTAATAGGGCAAGAAGAATTACAAAATGGAATGAGAATTGTTGGAGGTCACATAGATTCTCCTAGAATAGATTTAAAACCAAACCCACTGTATGAAGATGGGAATATGGCACTTTTAAAAACTCACTACTATGGAGGTATAAAAAAATATCAATGGACAACATTACCTCTTTCAATGTATGGTGTAGTTGTTTTAAAAGATGGAACTAAAGTAGATATATGCATAGGAGAAGATGAATCTGATCCAGTATTTTGTATAACAGATCTATTAATACATTTAGCAGCAGATCAAATGCAAAAAAAATTATCTGATGGTGTAACTGGAGAAGGGTTAAATCTTTTAGTTGGACATATGCCTTTAGAAGGTGAAGAAAAAGATGCTATTTCAGCAAATGTTTTAAAATTATTAAATGATAAGTATAACATGACTGAAAAAGATTTCTTAACAGCTGAAATAGAAATAGTTCCATCTGGTAAAGCTAGACATTTAGGATTTGATAAATCTATGATAATTTCTTATGGACATGATGATAGAGTATGTTCTTATGCTGCAGTAAAATCTATATTTGATATTGAGAAACCAAAATATACAGCTGTTGCACTATGTGTAGATAAAGAGGAAGTTGGATCTCAAGGAAATACAGGAATGCAC is a window from the Paraclostridium sordellii genome containing:
- a CDS encoding aminopeptidase, which encodes MDLRHEFKNAWDQINDNKELDVVMNYANDYMKFLDVGKTERTSAREIIRQAKENGFISVQEAMSKGKISAGDKIYAGNKDKGVALFVIGQEELQNGMRIVGGHIDSPRIDLKPNPLYEDGNMALLKTHYYGGIKKYQWTTLPLSMYGVVVLKDGTKVDICIGEDESDPVFCITDLLIHLAADQMQKKLSDGVTGEGLNLLVGHMPLEGEEKDAISANVLKLLNDKYNMTEKDFLTAEIEIVPSGKARHLGFDKSMIISYGHDDRVCSYAAVKSIFDIEKPKYTAVALCVDKEEVGSQGNTGMHSKFFENTVAELINLEGNYCELKVRRAMANSKVLSADVSAGFDPTYPDVLDKRNACFMGHGIALTKYTGVRGKGGCNDANAEFASEVRRIFDKANVVWQISELGKVDQGGGGTIAYILAQYGAEVIDCGVGVLNMHAPYEIVSKADIYEMYKGYKAFYTIEA